A stretch of the Kushneria konosiri genome encodes the following:
- a CDS encoding PrkA family serine protein kinase: MSIFDHVQHRFERTLQEEMSLQEYLELCREDPTAYASASERMLRAIGEPEVIDTAKNPRLSRIFSNKLIRRYPAFAEFHGMEEAIEQIVAYFRHASQGLEERKQILYLLGPVGGGKSSIAERLKALMEQIPFYAIKDSPVHESPLGLFSPEEDGETLESEYNIPKRYMRSVMSPWAAKRLREYGGDISRFRVVKVYPSRLNQIAISKTEPGDENNQDISSLVGKVDIRKLELYSQDDPDAYSFSGGLCRANQGLMEFVEMFKAPIKVLHPLLTATQEGNYNPTEGMGAIPFDGVILAHSNESEWQQFRNNRNNEAFLDRVYIVKVPYSLRVSEEMKIYEKLLQHSSLSQAPCAPDTLRMLAQFSVLSRLKETENSSIYSKMRIYDGQNLKDTDPRARSIQEYRDAAGVDEGMEGLSTRFAFKILSKVFNFDSSEVAANPVHLLYVLEQRLEQEQLPREVHDRYLRFIKEYLAPRYVDFIGKEIQTAYLESYSEYGQNIFDRYVTYADFWIQDQEFRDPETGELLDRQALNEELEKIEKPAGISNPKDFRHEVVNFVLRARAQNEGLNPSWQSYEKLKGVIEHKMFANTEELLPVISFNAKASNDDRRKHEDFVDRMVARGYTEKQVRLLSEWYLRVRKSQ; the protein is encoded by the coding sequence ATGAGCATTTTTGATCATGTGCAGCATCGCTTTGAGCGCACCCTCCAGGAAGAAATGAGTCTTCAGGAGTATCTTGAGCTCTGTCGGGAGGACCCGACCGCCTATGCCAGCGCCTCCGAGCGCATGCTTAGAGCCATCGGTGAGCCGGAAGTCATCGATACGGCCAAAAATCCCCGCCTTTCTCGTATTTTCTCCAACAAACTGATCCGCCGTTACCCTGCCTTTGCCGAATTTCACGGCATGGAAGAGGCCATCGAGCAGATCGTCGCCTATTTCCGCCACGCCTCGCAGGGCCTTGAGGAGCGCAAGCAGATTCTCTATCTGCTCGGTCCGGTGGGCGGCGGCAAGTCCTCGATTGCCGAGCGTCTCAAGGCGCTGATGGAGCAGATTCCCTTTTATGCCATCAAGGATTCGCCGGTCCATGAATCGCCGCTGGGACTTTTCAGTCCCGAGGAAGACGGCGAGACACTCGAAAGCGAATACAACATCCCCAAACGCTACATGCGCAGTGTCATGTCGCCCTGGGCGGCCAAGCGTCTGCGCGAGTATGGTGGTGATATCTCCCGATTCAGGGTGGTCAAGGTCTACCCGTCACGACTTAATCAGATCGCGATCTCCAAGACCGAGCCGGGTGACGAGAACAATCAGGATATCTCTTCGCTGGTCGGCAAGGTCGATATCCGAAAGCTTGAACTCTACTCTCAGGACGACCCGGATGCCTACAGCTTCTCCGGCGGTCTCTGTCGCGCCAATCAGGGATTGATGGAGTTTGTGGAGATGTTCAAGGCGCCGATCAAGGTGCTGCATCCTCTTTTGACCGCAACTCAGGAAGGCAACTACAACCCGACCGAAGGGATGGGCGCCATCCCCTTTGACGGGGTCATTCTGGCGCACTCCAATGAGAGTGAGTGGCAGCAGTTTCGTAATAACCGCAACAACGAGGCCTTCCTGGATCGCGTCTATATCGTCAAGGTGCCTTATTCACTGCGCGTTTCCGAGGAGATGAAGATCTACGAAAAGCTGCTGCAGCACTCCTCGCTGTCACAGGCCCCCTGCGCGCCGGACACGCTGCGCATGCTGGCGCAGTTCTCGGTACTTTCAAGGCTCAAGGAAACGGAGAACTCCAGCATCTACTCCAAGATGCGTATCTATGACGGCCAGAATCTGAAGGACACCGACCCGCGTGCCCGTTCGATTCAGGAGTATCGCGACGCTGCCGGCGTGGATGAGGGGATGGAGGGGCTGTCGACCCGCTTTGCCTTCAAGATTCTCTCGAAGGTGTTCAATTTCGACTCCAGTGAAGTGGCCGCCAACCCGGTACATCTATTGTATGTGCTCGAACAGCGTCTGGAGCAGGAACAACTGCCGCGTGAAGTCCACGACCGCTATCTGCGCTTTATCAAGGAGTATCTGGCGCCGCGTTATGTCGACTTCATTGGCAAGGAAATTCAGACCGCATATCTGGAGTCCTACTCCGAGTACGGTCAGAACATTTTTGATCGCTACGTCACCTATGCCGATTTCTGGATTCAGGATCAGGAGTTTCGTGACCCGGAAACCGGAGAGCTGCTGGATCGACAGGCGCTCAATGAAGAGCTCGAGAAGATTGAAAAGCCGGCGGGTATCTCCAATCCGAAGGATTTTCGTCACGAAGTGGTCAATTTCGTGCTGCGGGCCCGGGCCCAAAATGAAGGGCTCAACCCCAGCTGGCAGTCCTATGAAAAGCTCAAGGGGGTGATCGAACACAAGATGTTTGCCAATACCGAGGAGCTTTTGCCGGTCATCTCGTTCAATGCCAAGGCCTCCAACGACGATCGAAGAAAACACGAGGACTTTGTCGATCGCATGGTCGCGCGCGGTTATACCGAAAAGCAGGTGCGCCTGCTGTCGGAGTGGTATCTGCGCGTACGCAAGTCCCAGTAA
- a CDS encoding threonine aldolase family protein: MTTPVSSNTVANSDIAIASPRFLASDNTSGICPEAMHYLLQANEQDDLAYGNDVWTERAANHFRTLFETDCEIFFVFNGTAANSLALASLCQSYHGVICHQLAHIETDECGGPEFFSNGSKLLPVDTPMGKLTPEGIASVVTRRNDIHYPRPRVVSITQATEVGTLYSLDELQAIREVADRYDLKVHMDGARFANACASLNVTPAEMTWKAGVDVLCFSGTKNGLAFGEAIVFFDHELARDFEYRCKQAGQLASKMRFVSAPWLGLLENNVWLANARHANAMAKRLSEGVRNIEGVEVMFPVQANSVFLEVPAVAQQYLRDCGWTFYTFIGEGGVRFVCSWNTSETLIDALVADLRQALAQRDQQ, encoded by the coding sequence ATGACTACCCCTGTTTCCAGCAATACGGTCGCCAACAGCGATATTGCCATTGCTTCTCCACGCTTTCTGGCCAGCGACAATACATCGGGGATCTGCCCCGAGGCCATGCACTATCTGCTTCAGGCCAACGAGCAGGATGATCTGGCCTATGGCAATGATGTCTGGACCGAGCGTGCCGCCAACCATTTCAGAACGCTTTTCGAGACGGACTGCGAAATATTTTTCGTCTTTAATGGTACTGCAGCCAATTCTCTGGCTCTGGCTTCTCTTTGTCAGTCCTATCACGGTGTCATCTGCCATCAGCTGGCACATATCGAGACAGATGAGTGTGGTGGCCCGGAGTTTTTTTCCAACGGTTCCAAGCTGTTGCCGGTAGATACGCCCATGGGCAAGCTGACGCCCGAGGGCATTGCCAGCGTCGTCACACGGCGCAATGACATTCATTACCCGCGGCCCAGAGTGGTTTCCATCACTCAGGCCACGGAGGTCGGGACGCTCTACTCGCTTGATGAGCTTCAGGCCATTCGTGAGGTGGCCGACCGGTACGATCTCAAGGTTCATATGGATGGTGCTCGCTTTGCCAATGCTTGCGCCTCACTGAATGTGACGCCTGCCGAGATGACCTGGAAGGCCGGGGTTGATGTATTGTGCTTTTCAGGAACCAAAAATGGTCTGGCCTTTGGTGAGGCCATCGTCTTTTTTGATCATGAGCTGGCGCGAGATTTTGAATATCGCTGCAAGCAGGCGGGGCAGCTGGCTTCCAAGATGCGTTTTGTCAGTGCGCCCTGGCTCGGGCTGCTGGAAAATAACGTCTGGCTGGCCAATGCGCGCCATGCCAATGCCATGGCGAAGCGGCTGTCTGAAGGCGTGCGCAATATTGAGGGGGTCGAAGTCATGTTCCCCGTTCAGGCCAATAGCGTCTTTCTTGAAGTGCCGGCCGTCGCTCAACAGTACTTGCGTGATTGCGGATGGACGTTTTATACCTTTATAGGAGAGGGCGGTGTCCGCTTTGTCTGTAGCTGGAACACGTCCGAAACGTTGATTGATGCGCTGGTGGCCGACCTTCGTCAGGCACTGGCACAACGCGATCAACAGTGA